The proteins below are encoded in one region of Nitrospira sp.:
- a CDS encoding 2-Cys peroxiredoxin, translated as MTSWHLTNVVSLRAAVAAACLLGQSGCAGMGKSAESAFMYKDYSIAQTSATAGDGNTVTLKGSPLPLSGPGVKVGEKLHPVNVTKTDLELVPITGTAGKGKVRIISVVPSLDTKVCEQQTHYLSEKNNGLDRMIELITVSIDTPFAQKRFAEEAKINNVTFLSDYRDAEFGKSTGLFLKGPHILTRAVLVVDPENTVRHLQLTPELAQLPDLDEAFRVARKLITAG; from the coding sequence ATGACTTCGTGGCATCTCACCAACGTCGTATCACTACGCGCCGCGGTCGCGGCCGCCTGTCTGCTCGGCCAAAGCGGCTGCGCCGGAATGGGCAAATCAGCCGAATCCGCATTCATGTACAAAGACTATTCGATCGCCCAAACCAGCGCGACGGCCGGCGACGGGAACACCGTGACACTCAAGGGGTCACCCCTCCCCTTGTCCGGTCCTGGCGTGAAGGTTGGGGAGAAGCTCCACCCGGTCAACGTCACCAAAACGGACCTGGAACTCGTTCCAATCACGGGAACGGCCGGGAAAGGCAAAGTCCGCATTATCAGCGTGGTTCCGTCCTTGGACACGAAAGTGTGCGAACAGCAAACACACTATCTGAGCGAGAAGAACAACGGGCTCGATCGGATGATCGAATTGATTACCGTCAGCATCGACACGCCGTTCGCGCAGAAACGCTTCGCCGAGGAAGCGAAAATTAACAACGTCACGTTTCTCTCCGACTACCGAGACGCGGAGTTCGGGAAAAGCACCGGGCTGTTTCTTAAAGGCCCCCACATCCTGACTCGCGCCGTTTTGGTCGTCGATCCGGAGAATACCGTCCGCCATCTCCAACTCACGCCGGAACTGGCACAGCTACCCGACCTGGACGAAGCGTTCCGAGTCGCGCGCAAATTGATCACCGCCGGGTGA
- a CDS encoding alpha/beta hydrolase — protein sequence MLMLLAACTTVERPVWFDGIHRVALHSVQIDGHRLAYLDEGSGSPLILIHGFGGSMWQWEYQSTALARGFRVVTLDLLGSGFSDKPALEYRPEEVLHFFRAFMDALRIERATLVGNSMGAGVAIGMALTAPERVDRLVLISGLPADVKGKLESPLVRRALESSMPAWLVRVGSWFVGSSATDRVLKEIVFDHSQLTPAVLDRSRRNRRATNYIGPVLAIGRTVPIWESDYAPRLSQVRQRTLVLWGEEDRVFPLTVGREFAASLPYAEFVAVPNAGHIPMWEQPDVVNRSILEFLDRP from the coding sequence ATGCTCATGCTGCTGGCCGCCTGCACCACCGTCGAGCGACCCGTCTGGTTCGATGGCATTCACCGCGTCGCTCTCCACAGCGTGCAGATTGATGGCCACCGCCTCGCGTATCTCGATGAAGGCAGTGGTTCGCCCTTGATCCTCATTCATGGCTTCGGCGGCTCGATGTGGCAATGGGAGTACCAATCGACCGCGCTCGCCCGCGGTTTTCGGGTCGTCACGCTCGACCTGCTGGGATCCGGATTTTCCGATAAGCCCGCTCTCGAGTATCGTCCCGAGGAAGTGCTGCATTTCTTCCGCGCCTTCATGGACGCGCTTCGGATCGAGCGTGCGACCCTCGTCGGCAATTCCATGGGAGCCGGGGTCGCCATCGGGATGGCGTTGACCGCTCCTGAACGGGTCGACCGGCTGGTGCTCATCAGCGGACTCCCAGCCGATGTGAAGGGAAAATTGGAGAGCCCGCTTGTCCGGCGCGCGCTCGAATCGTCCATGCCCGCCTGGCTTGTTCGCGTAGGCAGCTGGTTCGTCGGCTCATCCGCCACGGACCGCGTGTTGAAGGAGATCGTCTTCGACCACAGCCAGCTCACCCCGGCGGTATTGGATCGCTCCCGCCGGAATCGCCGAGCGACCAACTATATCGGGCCCGTGCTCGCGATCGGCAGGACCGTTCCCATCTGGGAATCAGACTATGCACCTCGTCTTTCTCAGGTGCGTCAGCGCACCCTCGTGCTCTGGGGAGAGGAAGATCGGGTCTTTCCTCTGACCGTGGGACGTGAATTTGCCGCAAGCCTTCCCTACGCCGAATTCGTCGCCGTTCCGAACGCCGGGCACATTCCGATGTGGGAGCAACCGGACGTGGTCAATCGGTCGATTCTTGAATTTCTGGACCGCCCGTAA